AGACTTGGCGCCTACATCGATGGCGTGCGCTACCTGGGCCTCATGGACGTGGCTGCCTTGAACGACCAAGCGCAGGCACTGCGCGTTGTCAGCCTGGTGGACAGGTTGTACGACGCAGACGTGAGCGTCGTCGCCTCGGGAACATCCCTTGGTGAGGTGTTCACGGCCGAGATGCTGGCCGGTGGCTATCGCAAGAAGTACTTCCGTGCGCTCTCACGACTGTCCGCGCTCAGCGTCGGCGAATAGCAGGCAACACACCGCGTGCGCCACCGCACCGACGAGCTGCACGGCCGCTGTGGCGAAGTCGACACGTGACGCACCAGCAGAGGGCTCAGAAACGGACGCGAGGCGACGATGGGCACCATGAGGAGGGTGTGCCCCTTCACGGGCATGTGCCTGTTGCTGGGCTTGAAGAGAAGGAGTCAGTGGTGGTCAACATCTACGGCCGTGCGACACCGATCGCGATCGGGACGGCGGCCCGGACCCCGTTGACGGCGGCGACGGGATTGGATCCGGCCACCCCCGAGGCGGTGAAGGCCGCACATCACCAGGGTCGCATCGAAGCCGTCGCCCAGGCATTGGCGGTCATTGGCACGATCGAGGGCACCTTCAGGGTCGACGCCGACGGTGATACCAGCCACCCGTCGTTCACGACCGCTGACCTACTGCGTCAAGTGGCGCTCCAGATCCGTGAAGAAGTCTTCGACCCGACCTCTCGCTCCACTCTCGAGATCGCCGCCCGAGCCAACGAGGCGCACGAGTTGTCGAACTACGTGCTTGAGGTCTCCAGCCACTACGCGGGTAGTAGCAATAACCCTGTCTCGGAGGCGCTCACCTTTGTCGCGAGCGACATCCGCAAGGGCACCGAGGGCGTCAACAAACTGCGCCAGGCCTCCAGCGTAGAGACAGAGCCTGAGCTTCTCACTGTGCTCGCGGTAGACGAGGACGACGACGTGCGGTGGTGGGCGGCACAGAACCCTGCCACCCCTGCAGAAGGCTTGCTTGAGGCACTCCACCGCGAGAAGCACCCGATGGTTCTCACGGCGCTGCTCGCCAATCCACGCGTCCCGGCTGACGAGGCCGAGCCCTTTGTCACGCACTCCGCGCGTGATGTCAGTAGAGTCGCTCAGCGTCGGCTGTCGGAGGAAGAGCAACCGCCGATGTAGGTGCTACGCCTCGTGGCGTAGCGCCGTCACCCGTGCTTTCTCTTTGTCCACGTCGAAGTCCGCCACCGGCCACGTGAGGTTCATGCTCTCTAGGGTCGAGGCGAGCAACTCGGTGACCGCGAGTCGCGCGAACCATTTGTTGTCGGCGGGGATCGCGTACCAAGGCGCCGCGTCGGTCGAGCATCGGTCAAACACGGCCTGGTAGGCCTCCATGTAGGAGGTCCACCGAGACCGTTCGTCGAGGTCTGCTGGGTTGTACTTCCAGTGCTTGTCTGGACGGTCTAGCCGTGACTCAAGGCGATCGAGTTGCTCCTCAGGGGAGACCATGAGCGCGCACTTGAGAATGAGCGTGCCCTCGTCGACACGACGGCGCTCCCAGGCGTTGATCTCGTCGTACCGGGCGCCCCACACGCTGGAGTCCACGAGTTCGTGCACCCGCACCACCAAAACATCCTCGTAGTGCGAGCGATCAAAGACTCCGATCCTGCCGGCTGCTGGTAGTGCGCGTTCGATCCTCCACAAGTAGTGATGTGAGCGTTCCTCTTGAGTGGGCACTCCAAACGACGTGTGCTGCACGCCTTGAGGGTCGACCATGCCGAGGACGTGGCGGACGATGCCGCCCTTTCCAGAAGTGTCCATTCCCTGCAGCACCAGCAACACTGACCGCCGACCCCCCGAGCGACCTTCCGCGAACAGTTGTTCCTGGAGTTCTTCGAGTCGCTCGCCGCGCCTGGCCATCAGCCGTTCGCCGTCCTCTTCGTCGCCGAAGAAGCCGGGCGTCGAGGCGCAATCGAAGTCGTCGATGGCAAAGTCGTCGCCAACCAGAAGAGTCTCCACCGGCGACGCCCTCCACGCGCCCTTCTTGCTGGCCACTACTCCTCCTCCGCGACCACGAGGGCGACTGCGTCGGGGGCAAGGGAGAGTTTTCCCTCGGCGTCCGTGACGTCGCCGAAGGTGGCGAAGGCCTTCCCCTGAACTCGCATCGGCGAGTCTGAGAGGTTGGCGTGGACGCGCACTGGCCCGCTCATCGTGACCTGGCGGGCGGCGGCTTCGGTGACGGTGACAGGGTGACGCTTCCACGCGCCCTCGCCGAGCGTGAACGGGCGAGCTTGCATGACCGAACGCATCCACTCCTCGATCGCCGCGTGGTTGGTGCCAGCGGCACTGAGCCCAGGCCCCAGCTTTGACCTCAAGAAGGTTTGCCTGTCTTGAGGATCGGGTACCTGTACTTGGCCGCCGTAGAGCTCTTCCCACCCGTGACCTGCGAACTCGCTCATGCGCCCTTGCGAGACCGCTGAACCTAGCGGCTCGTCGTGATCGGTGAAGAACATGAAGGGCCTGGTCTCCCCGTACTCCTCACCCATGAAAAGCATCGGCGTGAACGGGCTGAGGAGGATGAGGGCGAGCGAGGCAGCCTGGGCGCCTGGACTGAGTGCGGATGACGGTCGATCGCCTAGAGCCCTGTTGCCCACCTGGTCGTGATTGGAAGCGAAGACGACGAACCGCTTCCGATCCATCTCGTCCGGTACAGGCGCGCCCCAACGCTTGCCGCGGAAAGTCGACACGCCCCCGTCGTGGACGAACACCTTGCGATACGCCTTGTCGAGCGCTTCGATCGAGCCGAAGTCGGCGTAGTAGCCGTGCGTCTCTCCCGTGAGGTAGGCGTGAAGCGCGTGGTGCACGTCGTCAGCCCACTGAGCGGTCATGCCAAGGCCTCCGTGTGTGACGGGCGTGACCATTGCGGGCTGGTTGAGGTCGGACTCTGCGACGAGGGATAGCGGCCTGCCGACGCGCTGCGAGAGCGCCGCCGTGCGCTCGGACAATTCGGCAAGAATGTGGGTAGGGGAGTCGTCGACGAGGGCGTGAACAGCGTCGAGCCTGAGCGCGTCGATATGGAAGTCTTCGAACCACCGCAACGCGTTGTCGATGATGAAGTCCCGCGCGCCTCGCGCGCCGGCCTGATCGAGATTGACCGCCCAACCCCACGGCGTCTCGTGCGCGTCGGTGAAGTACGGCCCGAACTGGCTTAAGTAGTTGCCGTCGGGACCCAAGTGGTTGTAGACCACGTCGAGGCATACGCCGATGCCCTGCGCGTGTGCCGCGTCAACGAACCTCTGCAGGGCGGCTGGGCCGCCATATGCCTCGTGGACTGCGTACAAGGACACGCCGTCGTAACCCCAACCGCGATTGCCTGGAAAAGCAGCGACCGGCATCAGCTCGATCATTTCGATGCCGCGAGCAGCCAGATCCTCGAGTTGACGGCCCACGATCGCGTCGAGAGTGCCAGCGGGCGTGAAGGTGCCCACGTGAAGCTCGTAAGTGACGGCGCCGCGTGCATCTCGGCCCTCCCACATTCCGTCAGCCCAACGGTGGATAGAGGCGTCGAAGGCTCGTGAGAAGCCGTGGACACCGTGTGGCTGCCAGGGACTGCGTGGATCAGGGAAGGGGCCTTCGCCGTCGATCTCGAAAGCGTAGTCGTCGCCCGCGCGTACTCCCTGGGCGCTCCACCAGCCGTCGGAGTCTTTGATCATCTCGACGGACGTCTGCGGGTGGCCAGCACCTGCTGGTCTTACGTGGCACGTCACGGCGGAGGCTTCTGGGGCCCATACGGTCGTCTTGTTCATACACGCTCCAAGAGGGCAACGGGATGTGCTTTGAGAATGTCGGCAAGCGCCGCCTGGCCCCCCTCGAAGGTGGCTCCAGTAAGCGTGTCTTCCCATGCGCCGTCTGGCAGTGTCACCGTGTGTTCACCCCATCCGCCAAGGTTCTCAAGTTCGATGGCGATGCGGGTGGCGATCGTGATGACTTGCGGCACATCGTCCTCGGTGCGGGCGAAGACCACGGCGTGTCCCGAGGAAGAGGGCAGCGGCACGTAGCCAGCAGATTGGCCAATGAAGGCACCTGGATGAGTGGCTCGCGCGTGCAGTGCCCTTGCGGTGACCCTGTGCTTCTCCTCCGAGACGTTGCGGGTCTTGCTGCGACCGGTCACCCGACCAAGTTGGCTCGCGAGGTGAACGAAGTCTACGGGCCTCCTATTGTCGGGATCGACGAGCATCGGCCGGAACTCTTCTGTGCCTTGATACACGTCGGGGACCCCCGGAATCGTGAGCTGAACGATCTTCTGGGCAAGAACGGCTGCCCTCACACCGTCAGCCGTGTGCATCGTCCACTCGTCAACGAGTTGACGCACCGCGGGGTCCGCGTGTGTCGCCTGAGCGAACCACAACACCGCCGTTTCGTAGGGCTCGTTGACGCCTGTCCAGGTCGTGTGGGTCTTCGCCTCGCGCATCGCCTTGATGAGGTAACCCTCCAGGCGATCCCACTCCATGAGCGCTCCGTCCACGGCGACGGTCCCCACGAGCGTCTGCCACCACAGGTTCTCGGTCCGACCATCGAGTTCAGCCGGACGTAACTCCGAGGTCGCTGCGCGCACCTTGGAGAGCCATTCGTCCCACGCCTCGGGTACCTCGCTCAATGTTCCGAGCCGAGCTCTCACGTCCTCCGATCTCTTGGTGTCGTGAGTCGTGAGCGTCGTCATGGCGTGCGGGTAGGTGTACTGCTGATCAGCCGCCCACGCGTGGAAGGCCTCTGGCGGCACCGCGAAGCGATCCGCGGGGGAGCCGACTTCGCACAAAGGAAGCAAGTGCGTCCACCGGTAGTACGCGGTGTCCTCAACGCCTTTGGCCATGACCGCTCCGCAGGCCTGTTGGAAGCGTGTCACGAGGTGCATGCGGGTCGCGTCGAAGGTCTTGCCTGCCGAACCGACCTCGGATCCCTTCAAGAGGTCGACGACGACGTCGAGCGTTTCGTGACGCTCAGGGTCGAGTTGGGCTCTCGCGTTCGTGGCCGCGGTGTCGATCGCCTCAATGGATGGAGGCTGAGACGTCGCACCAGGAATGACGTAGGCGCGATAGCGGCCGAAAGTGACGAGCATCGTGCGCAAGCAGTCGTAGAGAGCGCTCCAAGTGTGGTCGCGTAGCCGCACGTCTGACTTGCACACCTCGTGGGCCAGGGTGGCGAGTCTGCGCGCCTCTGACGACAGCGATTCCTGGACGATCTCCCTCTTGGCCTCGTCGATGATGCTCGGCAGCGCTCCCATGGCGTCGCCTGTCAGTTGGAAGAGTGTTCCCGCGAGCGGAGCGGAGCCCGCGGGGTTGCGTAAGAGGGCGCCGATGCGCCACGAAGCGTCGTAGCCCGTGGTTCCCGCCGTCTTCCACGAGGTAGGCAGTCGCTCCTCATCTTCGAGGATCTTCTCGACCACAATCCACGCACCATTGGTGGC
The Demequina sp. TMPB413 DNA segment above includes these coding regions:
- a CDS encoding polyphosphate kinase 2 family protein, with the protein product MASKKGAWRASPVETLLVGDDFAIDDFDCASTPGFFGDEEDGERLMARRGERLEELQEQLFAEGRSGGRRSVLLVLQGMDTSGKGGIVRHVLGMVDPQGVQHTSFGVPTQEERSHHYLWRIERALPAAGRIGVFDRSHYEDVLVVRVHELVDSSVWGARYDEINAWERRRVDEGTLILKCALMVSPEEQLDRLESRLDRPDKHWKYNPADLDERSRWTSYMEAYQAVFDRCSTDAAPWYAIPADNKWFARLAVTELLASTLESMNLTWPVADFDVDKEKARVTALRHEA
- the treZ gene encoding malto-oligosyltrehalose trehalohydrolase produces the protein MNKTTVWAPEASAVTCHVRPAGAGHPQTSVEMIKDSDGWWSAQGVRAGDDYAFEIDGEGPFPDPRSPWQPHGVHGFSRAFDASIHRWADGMWEGRDARGAVTYELHVGTFTPAGTLDAIVGRQLEDLAARGIEMIELMPVAAFPGNRGWGYDGVSLYAVHEAYGGPAALQRFVDAAHAQGIGVCLDVVYNHLGPDGNYLSQFGPYFTDAHETPWGWAVNLDQAGARGARDFIIDNALRWFEDFHIDALRLDAVHALVDDSPTHILAELSERTAALSQRVGRPLSLVAESDLNQPAMVTPVTHGGLGMTAQWADDVHHALHAYLTGETHGYYADFGSIEALDKAYRKVFVHDGGVSTFRGKRWGAPVPDEMDRKRFVVFASNHDQVGNRALGDRPSSALSPGAQAASLALILLSPFTPMLFMGEEYGETRPFMFFTDHDEPLGSAVSQGRMSEFAGHGWEELYGGQVQVPDPQDRQTFLRSKLGPGLSAAGTNHAAIEEWMRSVMQARPFTLGEGAWKRHPVTVTEAAARQVTMSGPVRVHANLSDSPMRVQGKAFATFGDVTDAEGKLSLAPDAVALVVAEEE
- the treY gene encoding malto-oligosyltrehalose synthase encodes the protein MTPDFTFDDARDQLDYFVALGVSHLYLSPILTAAPGSTHFYDVVDHSHVAAVLGGEEGLRRLSWEAGERGLGLIADVVPNHMSVPTPVFHNQALWSVLAEGEASPYAHWFDVDWSSNDGVLMPVLGDRIGSVLARGELALDSMEIPGFEEAGEVPVLRYYDHVFPVREGTENLPMDTLVQEQHYRLAYWRVANEELNYRRFFDVGSLVAVRVEDPDVFEATHRRIVDLVNDGTLQGLRIDHPDGLADPAGYIAQLSDATNGAWIVVEKILEDEERLPTSWKTAGTTGYDASWRIGALLRNPAGSAPLAGTLFQLTGDAMGALPSIIDEAKREIVQESLSSEARRLATLAHEVCKSDVRLRDHTWSALYDCLRTMLVTFGRYRAYVIPGATSQPPSIEAIDTAATNARAQLDPERHETLDVVVDLLKGSEVGSAGKTFDATRMHLVTRFQQACGAVMAKGVEDTAYYRWTHLLPLCEVGSPADRFAVPPEAFHAWAADQQYTYPHAMTTLTTHDTKRSEDVRARLGTLSEVPEAWDEWLSKVRAATSELRPAELDGRTENLWWQTLVGTVAVDGALMEWDRLEGYLIKAMREAKTHTTWTGVNEPYETAVLWFAQATHADPAVRQLVDEWTMHTADGVRAAVLAQKIVQLTIPGVPDVYQGTEEFRPMLVDPDNRRPVDFVHLASQLGRVTGRSKTRNVSEEKHRVTARALHARATHPGAFIGQSAGYVPLPSSSGHAVVFARTEDDVPQVITIATRIAIELENLGGWGEHTVTLPDGAWEDTLTGATFEGGQAALADILKAHPVALLERV